One window of the Psilocybe cubensis strain MGC-MH-2018 chromosome 12, whole genome shotgun sequence genome contains the following:
- a CDS encoding putative GPI-anchored cupredoxin (putative GPI-anchored cupredoxin ARB_05732-1) — MISKGLALAFSALPLALGANWDVQVAPEGNLVYNPEWITANPGDTVTFTFNPKAHTVTQSSFDTPCVSSQQFDTGFVNVTAGGPPQTKVFNVPEGNTPLWFYCRQVGHCGQGMVFAINPPADPSPRSFSAFKALAIAQNGTASSSTGSAPASTFTTPPPPVWQTATATVTFNNSVYTTTYTSYDGTPPPTPTANPVDHRIQVGENGLTYTESNITASIGDTVTFEFHAKNHTVTQSSFLKPCIPLLESTGVQGFASGFKPVAPDATEFPTFTITINDTAPIWGYCGQTGHCAAGMVFSINAVESGPNNFEAFLNLAKQSNQTATSSDTGSSTSTSASTSSTSTDRPNSRGFISSQASLPLTLGMGILAIVSFIL; from the exons ATGATTTCCAAAGGACTTGCACTCGCATTTTCGGCTCTTCCGCTTGCATTAGGTGCTAACTGGGATGTACAAGTCGCCCCAGAAGGCAATTTGGTCTATAATCCTGAATGGATTACAGCCAACCCTGGAGACACAGTAACTTTCACATT CAATCCAAAAGCTCATACTGTTACACAGTCATCCTTTGACACCCCTTGTGTCTCGTCGCAGCAGTTTGATACCGGATT TGTAAATGTCACAGCCGGAGGTCCCCCTCAAACAAAGGTCTTCAACGTTCCGGAGGGTAATACCCCTTTGTGGTTCTACTGCAGACAGGTCGGGCATTGCGGCCAGGGTATGGTCTTTGCCATCAATCCCCCGGCAGATCCCAGCCCGAGGTCATTTAGCGCCTTCAAAGCGCTTGCAATTGCCCAAAATGGAACGGCTTCCTCATCGACTGGTTCTGCTCCAGCCTCCACCTTCAcaacccctcctcctcctgtaTGGCAAACTGCGACAGCAACTGTCACTTTCAACAACTCGGTCTACACCACAACTTACACTAGCTATGACGGTACTCCTC CGCCTACTCCGACCGCCAACCCAGTTGACCACAGAATTCAAGTGGGTGAAAATGGCCTCACTTATACCGAGTCCAATATTACGGCGAGCATTGGTGATACTGTCACGTTCGAGTTCCATGCGAAGAACCACACTGTGACTCAATCAAGCTTCCTCAAGCCATGCATCCCTCTGTTAGAGAGCACCGGTGTTCAAGGATTCGCCTCCGGCTT CAAACCTGTTGCTCCCGACGCCACTGAGTTCCCTACATTCACAATCACCATCAACGAC ACTGCGCCCATCTGGGGATACTGTGGCCAAACCGGACACTGTGCTGCCGGCATGGTGTTCTCAATCAATGCTGTCGAATCAGGCCCGAACAACTTTGAAGCTTTCCTGAACTTAGCAAAACAGTCAAACCAAACGGCTACTTCTTCGGATACCGGATCATCCACCTCCACTTCCGCGTCCACTTCCAGTACCTCAACTGACCGGCCTAACAGTCGCGGGTTCATCTCATCTCAGGCGAGCCTTCCCTTAACGCTGGGGATGGGAATCCTTGCCATTGTTTCTTTTATTCTGTAG
- a CDS encoding Protein N-terminal and lysine N-methyltransferase EFM7, producing MATEDSLDLGEMFTEPPRPPTPEPTISTYNRDQDKISPDSSWDSIKIRLVGSHPLWAHHLWNAALALASHLDEHRELYSGKCVLELGAGGALPSIVAAKNGARKVVITDYPDASLVDNISYNVAENVEAEERSRVEVQGYIWGRSVTPLLDVLPSPGKFQLIILSDLIFNHSQHDALLNTCELVLEPLTPNSHEGTEPCVLVFYSHHRPHLAHRDMEFFTKAEERGWICKETPMFPEDSGEESVRSTVHGWKLTKPLSS from the exons ATGGCAACGGAAGATAGTCTAGATCTCGGTGAAATGTTCACA GAACCACCCAGACCACCCACACCAGAACCCACAATCTCGACATATAATCGCGATCAAGATAAGATATCACCCGACAGTAGTTGGGATTCAATCAAAATCAGACTGGTTGGGTCGCACCCTTTGTGGGCGCATCATCT GTGGAACGcagctttggctttggcttcTCATTTGGATGAACATCGCGAGCTATATTCCGGGAAATGTGTGCTGGAGCTGGGAGCAGGTGGTGCCCTACCTAGTATCGTTGCTGCGAAGAATGGTGCTCGCAAA GTTGTGATAACGGATTATCCCGACGCCTCCTTGGTGGACAACATTTCATATAATGTCGCGGAAAATGTAGAAGCGGAGGAGCGCTCTCGCGTAGAGGTTCAA GGCTACATATGGGGACGATCGGTCACACCATTGTTGGACGTTCTTCCTTCCCCTGGAAAATTCCAGCTTATAATACTATCGGATTTGATCTTCAACCACTCTCAG CATGATGCATTGCTCAATACTTGTGAGCTTGTACTTGAACCTCTGACACCCAATTCCCATGAAGGAACAGAGCCCTGTGTTCTCGTATTTTATTCGCATCACCGGCCTCACCTCGCTCATCGAGACATGGAATTTTTCACCAAAGCGGAGGAACGAGGGTGGATTTGTAAAGAGACC CCAATGTTCCCTGAGGATTCTGGAGAGGAATCTGTCCGATCGACTGTTCATGGATGGAAGCTGACCAAGCCTTTATCGTCCTAA
- a CDS encoding putative glycosidase C21B10.07 has translation MWLRWISVAVNLLVVFPAFPQTFGATYILSENIIGDAFYSHFDWEAVPDPNHGRVNYVDQATSVAQNLTYASSDSFILRTDYTSVLGIDGPGRNSVRIRSKNTYTTHVAIFDLRHMPQGCGTWPGVKEVKESDKPKGGLVDIVEGVNDQPPNSISLHTTEGCTMPAKRRQKGVSGQLDCNSLVNANEGCKVTDPALPDYGPQFNVMGGGWYVLERTEEHISVWFWTRHDPSVPFEIKHGFLEVDSTTWGPPVAYFPNDDCNPMSKYFEEHNIIINLTLCGDWAGGPAYEQAGCPSTCADFVNNNPAAFIEAYFDFAAVRVYI, from the exons ATGTGGCTACGTTGGATTAGTGTTGCTGTGAACTTGCTAGTAGTATTTCCAGCATTTCCACAAACCTTTGGAGCGACGTATATTCTGTCTGAAAATATCATAGGAGATGCCTTTTATTCACATTTCGACTGGGAGGCGGTACCCGATCCAAATCACGGAAGAGT AAACTATGTCGACCAGGCCACCTCGGTTGCCCAAAATCTGACCTATGCCAGCTCGGAttccttcatcctcagaacTGATTACACTAGTGTTCTGGGCATTGACGGACCTGGAAGGAACTCTGTGAGGATCAGAAGCAAGAACACCTATACAACACATGTGGCAAT TTTTGACCTGCGGCATATGCCCCAAGGCTGCGG AACATGGCCTGGAGTAAAAGAAGTCAAAGAATCAGATAAACCAAAGGGT GGATTAGTGGATATCGTTGAAGGTGTTAACGACCAGCCACCGAACTCAATCAGTCTTCATACAACAGAAG GATGTACTATGCCTGCAAAACGACGCCAGAAAGG AGTGAGCGGACAGCTTGACTGCAATAGCCTCGTGAACGCCAACGAAGGATGCAAGGTCACCGACCCTGCCTTGCCGGATTATGGACCCCAATTCAACGTCATGGGCGGCGGATG GTACGTGCTGGAACGCACAGAAGAGCACATTAGTGTTTGGTTCTGGACGAGGCATGACCCTTCCGTGCCTTTCGAGATCAAACACGGCTTCCTAGAAGTAGACTCGACGACATGG GGTCCACCAGTGGCCTACTTCCCTAACGACGATTGTAACCCTATGAGCAAGTACTTTGAGGAACATAACATTATCATCAACCTTACGCTTT GTGGAGACTGGGCAGGGGGTCCTGCGTACGAGCAAGCTGGGTGTCCTTCTACATGTGCCG ATTTTGTAAACAACAACCCAGCTGCTTTCATTGAAGCTTACTTCGATTTTGCTGCCGTGCGCGTGTATATCTGA
- a CDS encoding Spindle assembly checkpoint component mad1 — MDNDQFKTPLNKSRLPGPGLRSSTMKRDSFAAELERDPQTSTAKRQQRAQVFTSSISHASLERQLLAAQTSKMELETKLRESELLIATLKSDREWLANREKEEREEKEAERESYEKAKKASDAENRSLRITVSTLREELADLQDTHQALVRNTNQTVSSQKTEIMTLTHRNALLEQQYEQAKTLAEERSESLTQLQAAYDELSTAKESSEKRELEEESMSIVRDELHRQASYLRSLESSNAKMTAELKVLRERQTSVEVLREEKRGLERKLQMLDEFRTKAIKLEAEVEAGRKEREAWAENSQNAQLSSTPIAVTKALSDLRLAHARLLEEHGSTVALLRQREAELADYERREAQSTQNISTLEQNQRILKDKIARRDARTQLAEREVTFLQALVASFNAEDHMEGVERDEAKDQHIQQLQGLLQEYKALNDQLSDNLENLDGKPSLLNPAQAEELHAELEKERLEKAELQKGLDAATTSEKENLDKIEELEQTLFELRGEIAGGRHVPPNTRILSMKDNPEQQWFDLRQAAMDRLKSENEALIKRLKELEEGGVRMTNEGEGAGEDLVPRESWEAVNKEKVDLEEMVKQKEKRLLRLQQVFTSKSAEFREAIASILGLKLAFYPNGQVRVTSVYDLCASFVFQPSRGQGSSSAGSASMQLVAQGEGGPQDLPNLMEYWIEKEQCIPGFLASVTLECYDNAKREGRIDV, encoded by the exons ATGGACAATGACCAGTTCAAGACGCCGTTAAACAAGTCTCGTCTCCCTGGTCCTGGGTTGCGGTCGAGTACGATGAAGCGCGACTCTTTCGCTGCCGAGCTGGAGAGAG ACCCCCAGACATCGACAGCTAAACGACAGCAGCGAGCGCAGGTCTTCACATCTTCTATATCCCATGCCAGCCTCGAGAGACAATTGCTGGCAGCCCAGACGTCCAAGATGGAACTCGAAACGAAGCTACGCGAGTCAGAGTTGCTCATTGCCACTCTCAAAAGCGACAGAGAGTGGCTGGCTAACCGTGAAAAGGAGGAGCGCGAGGAAAAAGAGGCTGAACGTGAATCCTATGAAAAGGCGAAG AAAGCATCTGATGCTGAGAATCGTTCCTTACGAATAACGGTGTCTACGTTACGAGAAGAGCTTGCAGACTTACAAGATACACATCAAGCCCTCGTACGGAATACAAATCAAACTGTGTCTTCACAGAAGACAGAAATTATGACATTAACGCATCGGAATGCCCTTCTTGAACAACAATACGAACAAGCGAAAACTCTAGCCGAGGAACGTTCGGAATCCCTAACACAACTCCAAGCTGCCTATGACGAACTCAGCACCGCAAAGGAATCATCCGAAAAGCGTgaattggaggaagagaGCATGAGCATTGTGCGAGATGAGTTGCATCGCCAAGCGAGTTATCTTCGTAGCCTGGAATCTTCCAATGCAAAGATGACGGCTGAGCTCAAAGTTCTGCGCGAGCGGCAAACGAGTGTGGAGGTACTAAGGGAAGAAAAGCGCGGGTTGGAACGCAAACTCCAGATGCTCGATGAATTTAGGACGAAGGCGATCAAATTAGAGGCTGAAGTGGAAGCAGGGCGAAAAGAACGTGAAGCATG GGCAGAGAACTCTCAAAATGCTCAGCTTTCAAGCACGCCGATCGCTGTTACAAAAGCCCTCTCCGACCTCCGTCTTGCCCATGCACGTCTTCTGGAAGAACACGGCTCTACAGTCGCGCTTCTTCGCCAAAGAGAGGCTGAACTAGCTGATTATGAACGACGTGAAGCCCAATCTACCCAGAACATCAGCACCCTCGAGCAGAACCAACGTATCCTCAAAGACAAAATCGCCAGGAGGGACGCACGCACACAGCTCGCAGAACGAGAAGTGACGTTCCTACAAGCTCTTGTG GCAAGTTTCAATGCTGAAGACCACATGGAGGGCGTTGAACGGGATGAAGCCAAAGACCAGCACATTCAGCAGCTCCAGGGCTTATTGCAAGAATACAAAGCATTAAATGACCAACTGAGTGATAACTTGGAGAATCTCGATGGTAAACCTTCATTGCTCAACCCCGCCCAGGCCGAGGAGCTGCATGCCGAACTGGAAAAAGAACGCCTCGAAAAGGCTGAGCTGCAGAAAG GTCTCGACGCCGCTACAACCTCCGAGAAAGAAAACCTAGACAAGATCGAAGAGCTCGAACAAACGCTCTTCGAGCTGCGTGGAGAAATTGCCGGCGGTCGTCACGTCCCACCGAACACTCGAATTTTGTCGATGAAAGATAACCCGGAGCAGCAATGGTTCGATCTGCGTCAGGCGGCGATGGATCGGCTGAAGAGCGAGAACGAAGCCTTGATAAAGCGACTTAAAGAGTTGGAGGAGGGCGGGGTACGAATGACGaatgagggtgagggtgcgGGTGAGGATCTTGTCCCCAGAGAGAGCTGGGAGGCGGTTAATAAGGAGAAGGTGGATCTGGAGGAAATGGTAaagcagaaggagaagaggctATTAAGGTTACAGCAG GTATTCACGTCCAAGAGCGCCGAGTTCCGTGAAGCAATAGCATCTATCCTCGGACTCAAGCTCGCTTTCTACCCGAATGGCCAAGTCAGGGTGACGTCGGTGTACGACCTCTGTGCATCCTTTGTCTTCCAGCCTTCCCGAGGACAAGGGTCATCCAGTGCAGGGTCAGCGTCAATGCAGCTTGTTGCACAGGGGGAAGGGGGGCCTCAGGATCTACCCAATCTAATGGAGTACTGGATAGAAAAAGAGCAGTGTATACCGGGATTTCTTGCGAGTGTAACACTGGAGTGTTATGATAATGCGAAGAGGGAAGGTAGAATTGATGTTTGA
- a CDS encoding Lactam utilization protein lamB — MNFRATVNCDMGEGFSLYKIGEDEKLMGHIHLANIACGFHASDFAVMNETVQLAKSHGVAVGAHPSLPDLQGFGRREMAIEPDELKSCFIYQVGALCGFLKQHGLPLNHIKPHGAVYGQTSRSLPLARAVVEVAKIFSTPNEPVAFVGIGGSAHQTAAEEIGVKFIPEWFADMEYSAEGKLLITKKHDPVPLDIVRKRV, encoded by the exons ATGAATTTCAGGGCCACCGTAAATTGTGATATGGGAGAG GGGTTCTCGCTGTATAAAATC GGAGAGGATGAAAAGTTAATGGGACACATTCATCTTGCTAATATCGCCTGTGGATTTCATGCCTC TGACTTTGCTGTCATGAACGAGACCGTTCAGCTTGCTAAGAGTCACGGTGTTGCTGTCGGAGCACACCCTTCCCTTCCAGACTTGCAAGGATTTGGAAGACGCGAAATGGCAATCGAGCCG GATGAGCTCAAGTCTTGCTTCATTTATCAAGTCGGAGCCCTTTGTGGATTTTTGAAGCAACACGGACTCCCTCTGAACCAT ATTAAGCCCCATGGTGCTGTGTATGGTCAGACATCGAGATCACTTCCCCTTGCTCGTGCCGTTGTAGAAGTCGCAAAGATTTTCAGCACCCCTAATGAACCTGTTGCATTTGTAGGCATTGGTGGCTCTGCTCATCAGACAGCTGCAGAAGAAATAGGCGTCAAATTCATACCAG AATGGTTCGCTGACATGGAATACAGTGCAGAAGGGAAATTACTCATAACAAA GAAACATGATCCCGTTCCTCTAGACATCGTCCGCAAACGAGTATGA